The region CCGTCTAAGGGGTTCGGCCTACTCATGATGAATTGATGAATGATTCATAGAGAAAACTGATTGTGTAAACAGCATTAATAGCACGGAGTAAGTCTTTCAAAATTGGGGCGTATCAAATAAATGAGCCCTAAAACATGGCCATAAAGTCCGGTCAGATGCCGAATCGCCAGCGACGTTTCCATGGTCTAGTGGTTAGGACGGCGGTCTCATAATATGACGATTCCTATCTAAAGGAGTTGCAATCCGCAAGCACGAGTTCGATTCTCGTTGGAAGCAcaatccttttttttttttttttgctatTTTCCCTTCAACTTCAAACCGAACTCCGGACCTCAGCCACAGCTTGTCCTAATAATAACACTTTGCCACCTTCTAGTTTATACGACCAGCTCTGGGCGAACGCAGCGCTAGCCTCGCCCGTCCAGCGGCACAGTGCAGGTGCAGTAGCGCCATCGGGCTGCGCTCCAGGTGGGCAAGCAGATTTCCCCCGAGTCTTACGATCGCACAATGGGACGACTGCTACTATTCCACGCTGTTATTTGCCGTGGTGACAACCATAAGCCACACAAGCATCGATCGAATTAGAATGGATGATCCTTCGGATAAGACAAAGAACCTTGGACGGGATATCGCGGCTGATTAGGTTGAGATAATTTTATCTGATTGTGCCACACCCGAGCCCGACCGGAGATTACCAGCGGAGAGTTTTGGTGCGACCGTGTGACAGAACCACAACCAGTGACCACCTCAGCAAACGGCCACCGATATCGCTGCGCTGCTCGAGTCGTTCGACTTTCGACCCAACCATCAAAATTTTCTCGTAACCCCCATACCAATCACATTGCTACCAGGTAACCAAGCTGTTGGGAAGAATCAAAAAAGGGTCTCGGCTTATGCAAAGTTTTTACAGAGTGGCGTACACGCCACGGTCCTTGACTTTTTTGTCGACATCCGGACAAATCCGAGACCCTTTGAGTGGGAGACCGAGACAGAATCGACAACGGTAATTCAGAGGCCGCAGCCAGTCGATCTCGATGATTCGTCTAGTTGCCGGGGGTTTTTATCGGGTCTCGGGTTGCTTCTATATTCAGGTCGAGCACCCGGGCGCGATTCTCGCGGCAGACGTTTAAGTGTGTGTCAAGCCATGAGAGCCAGTGGGTGATCCAGTGCTGCCAGTCATGCCAAGGACGAACCATATGATCTCGATGTGTGGCCCACGGACCCAAAGGAACGCTAACAGGTAATTAGCCCGCTTAGAAACGTGGTGTTGAAGTCCGACACCCCACGCGTGGAAAACCTCGCCGCTGCATCGCCAACACTTGTGACTTGGGGGTCGTGGTCTCGAGAGCACTCGAGCAGGCTGGAAAGGGGGACATTGGTTTCAGCCCTGCCTGTTCAGTCTGCAATGGGCGTGGGTTGACTAGACTCCGTAATCCCTGCATCGTCGCATGCCGATGCAACCGTGCATCCTTGCAGGTCTGTAACAACTAACATAGGGTCCTTTGGGATACCGGGGATGCCGATTCCATCATGAGTTCATGACTGCCGGGGTTTCCACAGTGGACGagaaacgaaaaagaaaaagcgaCGAAGGACATTGCGAGGTCTCTGGGCCAATTGTAGCCGAGCAGGCGTGGGACTGGCCCTTGACTCAGCAAGTGATCAAAACTTATCTGATCGAAACACAGGCCCGTCCACGTCTTATCTGATCAGGACACAATGTCATTGGCTGGCGATGCTCCATTGCTGCGAGCGAGCCCGCACTAAATCCGCGccagagaaaaagaaattccCCAGTCACTCAGTGACATTCCGGCCCCATCCTCGCTGTTGTCTCAAGATCCTTGCTTATATTGACGCGACCCCGGCCCTCTCGGGTGGCtgtttctctcttttcttgctcCCGtcgctcctcatcttccctttctttctctccctctgaGTGTTGGTCGAGGCCGTCTTGAACACGACCCCCTTTCACCATGGCCATTTTGGATAAGCTGGAAAAGTTCACTTCCCGCGACCGTGCGGCCGAGTCGAACCCCACTGAGCCCAAGGGACCCCAGAACCCTGAGGAGCGTATCGTACAGGACGGCGAATCGACCGATTCCAGTCTGTTTGCTCGTAACGAGAAGGAAGTCGAGCAGAACCCGGACCAGATCACTCAAAATGCTCACTTGGGTGTGCAAAAGGCCGAGGCTACGACCTTGGTCTGGCCCAAGAAGGCTGTCTACGCTAGCTACGCTTGGTGagtctcatcttcttcaccagtCTTTcttatcttttctttccttcctttctttccttggcTTACATGGTTTGGGTTCCAGGATCTGGGTgtgcttcttcttgctgGCTCTTACGTCGTCTGTCTCCGGCTCTGTACAACCCAACGcgttctccaacttccagcAAGCCCCGCAGGTGTCGACAGCGAACATCCTGGCAAGTATCATTGGAGGTGTGCTCAAGTTACCGATTGCGAAGATTCTTAATCTCTGGGGTCGTGCGGAAGGCTTCCTGGTTTTCCTTGGCGTTCACATTGTCGGTTTGATTATCCTCGCGGCTTGCAACAACCCCGATTCATATGCGGCTGGATACGTCCTTTTCCAAGTTGGTTACAGTGCGCTGTTCCTCATCATGGACGTCTTTATCGCTGATACCTCCGGTCTGCGCAACCGTGCCTTCACTTTCGCCTTCTCCCAAACCCCTTTTATTTGCACTGCCTTCGCCGGTCCTCTTGCTGGTCAATCTTTCATTGATAATGCTTCCTGGCGTTGGGGTTACGGCACTTTTGCTATCGTTAACACTGTCGTCTTTGCCCCTCTTGCTATCGTGTTCAAGTTCTACCAGAGAAAGGCTGAAAAGATGGGCTTATACAAGAGGGAGCCGAGCGGTCGCACCGTTATTCAGTCCATTATTCATTACATTCATGAGTTTGACTGTACGTTCATAACCCAGTTCAACTTTTCGGCCCGTCGGTCTTGCTAACTGTTGCAGTGGTGGGCGCTTTGCTGCTGATAGCTGCTTttgttctctttcttcttcccttcagCTTGACATCGGGTGGATCAGCGGGGTACAACAGCGCTACCTTCATCGCCATGCTGGTGATCGGAttctgcctcttcttcgtctttgcCGCATGGGAGAAGTGGGGTGCCCGTGCCCAGTTCATTAGATACGAGCTCTTGAAGCAGCGCAGCGTGTTGGGGGCCTGCTTCATGGCCGCCTTggcattcttctccttctaCTGCTGGGACCTGTTCTTCACCAATTTTTTGATGGTCGTCTACAACCTTAGTGTCACGATGGCCGGGTACGTGTTCAACATCTACAACGTCGGATCCTGCTTCTGGGGTGTGCTTTTCGGAATCTACATCCGCTACACCAAGCACTTCAAGTACGCCTGTCTCCTTTTCGGcctgcccctcctcttcctgggctCCGGCCTGATGATCCACTTCCGTGGCGAAAATGAAGGCATCGGCTACATTATCATGTGTCagatcttcatcgccttcggaGGCGGCACTCTCGTCATCGGCGAGGACATGGCTGTCATGGCTTCCGCCGACAGAGAAGGCGTTCCCATGATGCTTTCCTTCCTCGGTCTCTTCTCCAGTCTAGGTGGTGCCATCGGCCAAGCCGTCGGTGTTGCCATCTACAACAACACCTTCACCAAGGCCCTCGAATCCCGCCTGCCCGACAACCTCAAGGACCAAGCCATGAGTATCAACCTGGACGGCTACCTCGTACAGGTCACGTACCCACTTGGCTCGGATCGTCGCAACGCCGTCAACTACGCCTGgggccagagccagatgTATGGTGCCATCGCTTCCACTTgccttcttgtcctgggTTTCCCTTGCGTCGCTGTGTGGCGGAACTTCAATGTCGACAAGAAGCAGAACAAGGGCAACCTTCTCTAGTTGGGTGCGTCCGGCGTCGCTCgtatatatacatacatatatatataacaaCTTTTTTAAAACAAATGTGTCGGGTGCATTGGTGTACATTATTATAATACAGTGGAGTGGAGTGGAGTGGAgtggatatggatatgaaTCTCTCGGCTGGTGGACGGGAGATAATCGGTTCCATCTATAACGGGAAAAGAATCTCCTTGGTTACTTAGTTCAATCATACCACATTAGTTATTGTTTCTACCATTTCAATTGCCTATTATATCAGCGCTTAAGTAGATAGTTTTAGGTTTCATACACATCCGTGCAGCAAGCCATAAAGGCCCATACGGGACACCCTCCCACTTTGGACACCATCTAGACCTTCAACTACAGACTTACCACCCCTCGTTCTATTATTGTTGACTCTTTGAGCCGACAAAGTTCCATCCTTTCTGCGCAGATTCGAAGGTTGAATTACTTCAGCCCATGACTATATTGAGCTTAGCGGCCAATACCTAAGCCACATGACACCTGGGACTGTGTCTTTTCCGGATGAGGTCCCGTTCTCAACAGACGAGCTTATTGTCGTGCGGTCTCAGGGAAACCGTCTTGAAGAATTGGTTAGCGACCCTTGTCCCATAATCCTTTGTTTTTTGCATAAATTATTCATActtgttttcttgttttcAACCCAGTCGACTCTCGTTTGGGGGTTTCAACAGTGTCTGGGACTTTATTCGCGTTGTCTCGAGTCCCAAATACCCCAAGGGGAAACTTACATGTCGGGATCCAAGAAGTTTCTTAAAGGCACGTCCGTGGGCCGCTCCACAACGAGCCCTATGGGAGGGACGTACTGCAACGGACAAGCTTGTCTCTGTAACAGCGTACCATGGCAGTGACAACCCAGATCGTATCACAGGGCTGACATTTACATATCTATCCGGCTACTGCAGGGAAATAGGGAGCACACCGACATATCGAACCCAGCATTCCTTGATATTTGGGGCCGATgagaagatcgagaaggTCGAATTATTGACCGAATTGGATTATCTTTCGGGGATCGCTGTGAGTGTTCTCTAGCTTTACTTTATCTAATGGATACATACTGACGCAGACTTAGATATACTGCAGGAAAGGACGCAATAGTGAGGCCCGGAGTCATGTACTTGGTGACACCACATCTGCAAGGACCGACAGAGATCTCATGGATGGTCAAGAAATCGATATCCGCCAACGGAGGTTGACAGCGCGTTATGGAGAGGACACTGAAAGCAGCCAACTACaaggagcagcagctgggatATGGGGCATCGAAGTGCCGGAAGAGCGACTAGTTGTGGGGTTTGTAGTTCTGGAGGATTCCCAGTCCAGATCGTACCGTACCTTACTGTGCGACTCTCGCGGTGATGCTAGTATAGACGATGTCACCAACCCCGCTTGTTTACTTTCGCAGGAATGCTGATCCTGGCGATCCGGCACGTGCTTCACGCCTCAACATTCATCTCCTCACAGTATTATTTATCTTGGATTCCCCGTGCTCTTGTTTTTGACTCCAAGGTTGTTCCCCTGTGGCCATCCCAATGCCACCGTGCCGCCAACCATGCATATCTCAGCacccctcatcctcgccatcttaGGGctcgcccaagcccaagccgccaacaccaactACAACTCCAAGCCCGACATCCTCAGCTACATAAACCCCCTAATAGGCTCAACAGATGGCGGGAACGTCTTCACAGGCGCCTCACTCCCCTACGGCCTCGCCAAAGCCGTCGCCGACGTCGACGGCCAAAACACCGCCGGCTTCGCAACAGACGGCAGCAACGTGACGGGCTTCTCAGCGCTGCACGACTCAGGCACAGGCGGGAACCCCTCCCTAGGCAACTTCCCTCTATTCCCGCAAATATGCGCAGACGGGGAGCTGAATAATTGCCTCTTCGACAAGAGCAAGAGGGCCAGTCCTTACCTCAATGACTCGGTTGTGGCTCGCCCGGGGTATTTTGGGGTTGAGCTGGTGAGGGGTGGGATTAAAGCAGAGATGACGGTTTCGGAGCGTGCGGCGTTGTTTCAGTTTACTTTCCCCTcttctggtgctggttctgAAGGGAGTCCGTTGGTTTTGCTGGACTTGACGGATCTCTGGGATAGTCGGCAGAATGCCTCTGTCTCTGTTGATGCCGGAGAGGGAAGGATACTCGCCAATGGGACGTTTCTGCCGTCCTTTGGTGCCGGGTCGTACAAGTCGTATACCTGCGTGGACTTCTATGGTGCTGATATCCGCGATAGCGGGGTTTGGGTGAATGACCGTGCGGGCACAGAGGTTCAAGATCTGTACGTGACGAGGGGGTTCAATTTGTTCTACGTACAGGGCGGCGGATTCATCAGGTTTAATCGGCCGAAGGGTGATGGTGATTTGACAGTTACTGCGCGCGTTGGGATGAGTTACATAAGTAACGAACAGGCGTGCCAGAATGCAGAGAAGGGAATTCCAAAACCACTAGAAGATTTCAGGCGGTTGAGgggcgaggccgaggaggcgtGGAGGGAGAAGCTGAGCCCTGTATCAATCAAGCCTGGGGGAGCGGATGAAGAGCTGCAGAGGAGTTTCTGGAGCGGGATTTATCGCAACATGCTTGATCCGCAGGACATGACGGGCGAGAACCCGCTGTGGAAGAGTGAGGAGCCGTATTTCGACTCGTTTTATTGGTGAGTTTGATTTCCTTTTGGGGGTTGGATTCTGGTCATAGTACGTACCTACTAACGGCGTGACTAGTATATGGGACTCCTTCAGAGTGCAGCACCCGCTCCTTACCATTGTTGACCCTGAAACGCAGTCGCGCATGGTCCGTAGTCTTCTGGATACGTATAAGCATGAAGGCTGGCTACCAGACTGCCGGATGAGCTTGTGCAAGGGCTGGACGCAGGGCGGGTCAAATGCTGATGTTGTCCTTGCGGATGCATACGTCAAGAACCTTACTGGCATCGACTGGTCTCTCGCATACAAGGCCATGGTCAACGATGCCGAGAACGAGCCGTTGGAGTGGTCGTACGAGGGCCGTGGGGGTCTCCAGAGCTGGAAACGCCTGAACTATATCCCCTACCTCGACTTCGATTATCTAGGCTTCGGGACGAACTCTCGGAGCATCTCGCGGACTGTGGAGTACTCATACAACGATTTCTGCGTGTCGACTGTTGGGGAAGGCTTAGGAGAAAACGGATATACGACGTACCTCGCGCGAGCGGATAATTGGAAAAACCTATACAATTCCGATCAGACTTCTGATATAAACGGTACGGACAGCGGGTTCGTGGGGTTCTTCCAGCCTAAATTCTTGAACGGGACATGGGGATACCAAGACCCCATCGCCTGCAGTGCCCTTGCCTCCTGGTGCTCGCTGACGGACAATCCGTCTGAAACCTTCGAGTCCAGCGTCTGGGAATACCAATTGTAAGTCACCACGTTTCCGATGCCAATGCAATTAAACCAACTAACCAACAACCAGCTACGTCCCCCACGACATGGCCTCCCTAATCGAGACCCTAGGCGGCGACGACGCCTTCGTCAAGCGCCTCGACTTTTTCCACGAATCCGGCCTTGCCGATCTTGGTAATGAGCCTGTCTTCCTAACAGTCTACCAATACCACTACGCCGGACGACCCGGTCTCTCCTCTCAACGTGTGCACGGGTACATACCCTCGCGCTTCAATACCTCTACCTCGGGCCTACCAGGAAACGACGACTCCGGTGCCATGGGCGCCTTCACAGTGTTTTCAATGCTCGGTCTCTTCCCGAACCCTGGTCAGAATGTGTATCTTATCACAGCGCCGTACTTTGAGGAGGTGAGCATTACGAGTCCGCAGACGAATAAGACGGCAACGGTGAGGAGCGTGAACTTTGATCCTGAGTACAAGGATATTTATATCCAGAGTGCAAAGGTGAATGGGAAGGCGTATAGGAAGAGTTGGATTGGACATGAGTTCTTTACTGAGGGGTGGACGTTGGAATTGGTTCTTGGGCCGGAGGAGAGTGACTGGGGacgggaggagaaggatcGACCGCCGAGTTTATCGAAGGGCGTTGGGAGGTCTTGAGCATTGGATGTTGAGTGTGCAGAGCACAGAGTACAGCTGTGAGCTTACAAGAGGGATTGTGCTGACTGCTGGCATCCAAGAATTGAGATGCAAGAATTACCATTGGATAGAGAACCTCGTATCCGTATCCATGATTAAGCCCTTGCATTCCAAGGTACTCTGTAGAAGCAGCGACATGAGATGGTTCGTTTCTCTGCAGAACCCCGACGTCATCAACTGCACCTCTCGACGAACCCCAGCAAAACGAGTGAGCATCCGACGATGGAATGCAGGTGGCTGGTGCAAATCCCCCACAAAATCAGTGCTGGTCCCCGCGCAAGTGAGACATTGCAGCTGATTCTCCGAGTAATACGAGATGCATCCATGGATTTGCCCCTTGAGGATGATCCGTTTCAGCCTTCACCGTCCGTGTCAGATCAGACCCGGCCTGCTCTCCCCTATATTTCCCATTgagaaaaaaggaaacgAGGCAAGACGCCTTAAGCTAAGCCAAGACTATGAAACCGTGTTTTATGCTTATTACTTACTCCCAAGATTGTCCGCCTAAAGCTGAACTGTCGAACCTTACATCCTCCCCTCATTCCAAGTAGgactgggctggactgggtaTATATAAACCGAAACCCCATCCACCTCTTTCTTGCATATTTCCTTCACTCACTCCATACTCCCCTCCAATTAGTTATCTTAAACGGATAAATACTGCCAAAATGAAGTTTATTTCTACAATTTCCATCCTCACCTTCCTCGCTACCCTGACGCTCACTACCGCCACCGCCTCCGCAGCCGAAGACCCAGGTATCCGGTGCGAATCCGAGGCTGACTGCCCTAAGGATCTGCCTGTTGTATGTATCTCGGAAAGAGAATGTAGATGGTGGTGTAGGCTAACTGGATCTCTCTTATGTAGTGCTGCGGCTTCGATCCAAGGATTCAGTACTGTCTTCCCGAGAATACGGTTTGTTGAAGGGGGTAATAAATGCATCATTGTGGTGGAACGGTGATTagaaagaggggaagagagTATTGGGGCTGGTTATGAGTCTGATGCGGTGATATGGGTTGGTCAGTACCTTTACTCGGTAGATATCTGAAGCGGGAATACTTTCAGTATGTAAATGAGCCTGCCGAGGTGAAACTGTCAAGAGACGTGATCGTTTCCTTAGGCTGTTTTGTCTTTACGGTAGTACTTTGGTACCTTGGCTGCGTCCATATCTCCGGTTAGGGCTAACTAATGTCTGGGCCGGGGAGAAGGAAAGCCAGGTAGAGATTTGATCCCTATGTGGCCACTCAACTACAAGAAGCACTGCACAATCATTACAAGTTTTCTGGCCAGTACATGCCCCGATTAGTGTTGAATAATCTATTATGTGAATATTCTTTTACCCCGTTGCGCCACCCATGACATGTCGTAAGTACATACGCTTCAGACTCGCTATGCTAAACACAACACGAGCATGAATGAACATGATATCAGaaataatagtaagaaaagaaggaaaataaaaagaaaaatgcCAAGCGATAAGATAGAACAGATAATCATGAACTGGACATGGCATCGTTCGCAACTTGCTCTCCAGAAAGTggagcagccgcagcagcagcaggcacATTCTCAAGGTCCCCGTCCTCATTCCCGAGGGTCCCCGTTTCAGTCTCTGTCGCTCCAACGTTATCGTCAGTCTCCTTCGACCgttgctcctcttccttttccacctcctcttcccaacTATCAGCCACTTCAGCCGGTGGAGGAGTACCACGGGCCTGCTTCGACGCACCAACGCCCGATCTCAAAACGAGTTTCTCCTTTCTCATGTTACTCCCGTCATCGTTCAATGCAAGAGCCGAGTACAACGAGCCCGACAATCCACTTCCCGTGCGAGAGGGAGGCGTGCTTCTGGCACTACCAGTGACTCCGTTACCACGTTTCGACGCAGCGACCTGAGCCCACCCGCTTGATTCGGATGACCCAAGGGCTTGCGCCTTAGCTGCTTCTCGCTGAGCTTTGGCTTCTGCGGCTGCGAGGCGCTGGGTTTCGCGTTCCTTAGCCCTGTGGCGTTCGCGGAGTTTCACACACTCGGATACACTCATGCCTGCGATGCCAATTGAAATGCCATTGCCTAGACCGAAGGCCGGGGGTGTCCAGGTCGTGGgtttgaggacgaagacgtgCCGGTGGGGTTCTGGGTCGAAGCTCTCGCTTGCGAAGCCATAGTCTGAGGCGAGGTAATGGATGAAGGCCCGGAGAGAAGATTTCGCGGGCTGAGTGCGTATGGAGCGTTTTGTTGTGTCGGTGGCGAGAGAATGGAGGGTTGCTTCGTGCGACTGCAGGGTTGATAATGGGGACGTGGGTGAGAGCTGGATGTACGTGTCGAGAGTTTCAGACGAGTACGGGAGGTTTGTCGAGGAGAGGGTGTTTTGCGCGAGCGTGTTCGACGGGTTAATATCGACCCCTAGTGCAGCTGCTAGAGAGCGATTCCGCTCTAGACGCCCACACTCTTCGTCGCATGATAGTGGAGTGACTGCAGGTAGCCTCTGCGGCTGCTGTAGCTGTCCCTTTGATGCCACGGCTTTCGCCGCGTTACATCGACGGTCCTGACGGAGTCGTCCACAGCCACATGTTACCGTGACCGTGGAAGCGCAGGGAGTCTTCTCGGGACAGGGGTATGGAGCATGGCACGCGTCTGTACATGGATGGCCGCAAAGCGACTTCGTCTTCCCACATGCCTGCTGGCAAGGCTGTGAGGCGTCCTCGCATTCGCCTGGCCGGTGGCAATTCTTCTGGCAGAAGTGGGAGCCGCACTTGAGCGGTTCGCCGCAAATCTGCCCGCACCGTGCATCCGCTAGCCAGCAGGGTTGGTTCTTTAGCGTCCGTTTGCCACAGAGGCATATCTTCTCTGTTAAAAACGGGCACTTTGGACAAGACTCATCGTCCGTATGGCAATTGTGCGACGTCTGAGGATGGCCGCATGCCTTAGGACGTTCGCAAGGAGATGAGCACGGCGGAGGTTGCGTTCCACAAGGCAAAGGTGGATACAAAATCGACCGACCGCAGTTGCAAGATATCTCCTCAAAGATTGCTTCCCTGCAAGTATTGCATGGGCCCTTGTGACAAATTTCCGGGCATGTATGCCGTCCGCATTTCAGCTTGCGGCCACAAACCCGGGTACAAATATGTTCGGCCTCCACATCCTCGTCGCTAGGGCGCAGACGAGACTTTAGTTTTCGTCGCAGCGCCTGGCGCTCAAGTGCCTTTTGTTCGCCAGGACAGCACCGTTCGGCACATGCATGTCTCCCACAGTGTAAGGTCGAATTGCAGACTCGGAAACACTGAGGAGGCTCGATTGTACCTTGGTGGCACACGCTGTTGAACGAGTTGCGTCCACAACGGCACTCTAACTCGACCTTTTGCAAGCAGGGACCACAGGGACCAGTATGGCAGATCTTTTTGCACCCATGTCCACAAGGTAAGGTCTTACCGCATGCTTCCAGACAATTCGATATAGGATCTTCGCACGATGTCCGAGGGGTATATCCTGGAATATCAACCAATGGTGTCTTCCCGCAAGGACAATATGATACTACGTCTGGAGACCTCGGGCAATGAGCCTTCTGGGAATCCTGAGCGTGACATCCTTTCTCGCAAAAATGAACACCGCAATCATACGGACGGCTACAGACGTCTCCGCAGCTGAAGCTGCCAGTCCACTCTTCAGTTTGCCCATCCTCATGTTGCAGCTCACTTTCTAGCTCTTCGTCCTTAGAGCTACAAAGCATCTCAGTCTGCACTTTGCCACAGTAGCATCGCGCGTCGATTTTCACTTCACAGGCCCCGCAAAGCCCTTCGTGACAAGGCCGAGTGCAGGTATGTTCGCCGCAGGGTAGAAGGTCACCGCAAACCTCGCCACAGCTCCAGCCATGCTCGTAGTCGGTATCTTGGCAACGCTTCGTAGAGGAGTTCCTGCCGCAGAAACAATCCTGAGTTGGACCCATCGCCGTACATGGTGAACAAGGTCCAGCATGGCACGTGGCATCACAGGGATGTGGACAGCCCTTGCGCTTCCGCGAACAAGTCTGTCCACACGAATGAGGCGGAAGACCAGGAAGTGGACGCGGATCAACCTCTTTCTCACACCAGCAAGCGTAGCTTGTCGGAAACACCTCCTGGGCAAGATTGCAACCAGGACATCTCCAAGCACGAGGCCCACTCGActctccttcctcacctCGCCTTCTCGCAGCATCCTGCGCCGCGGCGCCCTCGTTCTTCGACCACTTCTTAACACAGCTCAAATGAAAAACAGTCCAGCAGAGCCCGCAAGACCACACGCGCGACTTTCTTCCAATCTCAATCGTGCAAATCGGGCATTCGTAAAGGTTATGC is a window of Aspergillus puulaauensis MK2 DNA, chromosome 4, nearly complete sequence DNA encoding:
- the FAP1 gene encoding putative NF-X1 finger transcription factor (BUSCO:EOG09261727;~COG:K;~EggNog:ENOG410PGHN;~InterPro:IPR001374,IPR036867,IPR034077,IPR000967, IPR034078,IPR019786;~PFAM:PF01422,PF01424;~go_component: GO:0005634 - nucleus [Evidence IEA];~go_function: GO:0003676 - nucleic acid binding [Evidence IEA];~go_function: GO:0003700 - DNA-binding transcription factor activity [Evidence IEA];~go_function: GO:0008270 - zinc ion binding [Evidence IEA];~go_process: GO:0006355 - regulation of transcription, DNA-templated [Evidence IEA]); this encodes MTATASLQPRTPNSMTTQIMSSSTTPAADGNAPRAPRSFRRGYRGRRGNANRRPQGQEQTQSSGAQGQQQPQSQPVEQDPQSQLPPPTQSASQNKTQPGDAPSSNATNQPRSRRGPRRGRRGGRGGNTAADGESQRQDRVRAGDEQQLGAPRRKFQGRLTKSQHNSEDDTQEGGLEDTEDPGLRADAPAFVPGSVPPTTNGVPSSSKTTTAPTPATKGKGKAKNPRPRAPKVTTKSEADDIVTRIHEDIAHNLYECPICTIEIGRKSRVWSCGLCWTVFHLSCVKKWSKNEGAAAQDAARRRGEEGESSGPRAWRCPGCNLAQEVFPTSYACWCEKEVDPRPLPGLPPHSCGQTCSRKRKGCPHPCDATCHAGPCSPCTAMGPTQDCFCGRNSSTKRCQDTDYEHGWSCGEVCGDLLPCGEHTCTRPCHEGLCGACEVKIDARCYCGKVQTEMLCSSKDEELESELQHEDGQTEEWTGSFSCGDVCSRPYDCGVHFCEKGCHAQDSQKAHCPRSPDVVSYCPCGKTPLVDIPGYTPRTSCEDPISNCLEACGKTLPCGHGCKKICHTGPCGPCLQKVELECRCGRNSFNSVCHQGTIEPPQCFRVCNSTLHCGRHACAERCCPGEQKALERQALRRKLKSRLRPSDEDVEAEHICTRVCGRKLKCGRHTCPEICHKGPCNTCREAIFEEISCNCGRSILYPPLPCGTQPPPCSSPCERPKACGHPQTSHNCHTDDESCPKCPFLTEKICLCGKRTLKNQPCWLADARCGQICGEPLKCGSHFCQKNCHRPGECEDASQPCQQACGKTKSLCGHPCTDACHAPYPCPEKTPCASTVTVTCGCGRLRQDRRCNAAKAVASKGQLQQPQRLPAVTPLSCDEECGRLERNRSLAAALGVDINPSNTLAQNTLSSTNLPYSSETLDTYIQLSPTSPLSTLQSHEATLHSLATDTTKRSIRTQPAKSSLRAFIHYLASDYGFASESFDPEPHRHVFVLKPTTWTPPAFGLGNGISIGIAGMSVSECVKLRERHRAKERETQRLAAAEAKAQREAAKAQALGSSESSGWAQVAASKRGNGVTGSARSTPPSRTGSGLSGSLYSALALNDDGSNMRKEKLVLRSGVGASKQARGTPPPAEVADSWEEEVEKEEEQRSKETDDNVGATETETGTLGNEDGDLENVPAAAAAAPLSGEQVANDAMSSS